In Triticum aestivum cultivar Chinese Spring chromosome 5B, IWGSC CS RefSeq v2.1, whole genome shotgun sequence, the following proteins share a genomic window:
- the LOC123112526 gene encoding 60S ribosomal protein L32-1: protein MAVPILKTAIVKKRVKHFKRAHSDRYIGLKQSWRRPKGIDSRVRRKFKGCTLMPNIGYGSNKKTRHYLPNKFKKFVVHNVSELELLMMHNRTYCAEIAHNVSTQKRKAIVERAAQLDVVVTNKLARLRSQEDE from the exons ATGGCGGTGCCTATCCTGAAGACGGCGATCGTGAAGAAGAGGGTGAAGCACTTCAAGAGGGCGCACAGCGACCGCTACATCGGCCTCAAG CAAAGCTGGCGCAGGCCAAAGGGTATAGACTCCCGCGTCAGGCGGAAGTTCAAGGGATGCACCTTGATGCCCAACATTGGATATGGTTCTAACAAGAAGACCAGGCACTACCTGCCAAACAAGTTCAAGAAGTTTGTGGTGCACAACGTCTCTGAGCTGGAGCTGCTTATGATGCACAACAG GACGTACTGTGCTGAGATCGCGCACAACGTGTCCACGCAGAAGCGCAAGGCGATAGTGGAGCGTGCCGCCCAGCTCGACGTCGTGGTCACCAACAAGCTCGCCAGGCTCCGCAGCCAGGAGGACGAGTGA